The following are encoded together in the Pseudodesulfovibrio indicus genome:
- a CDS encoding tRNA1(Val) (adenine(37)-N6)-methyltransferase has protein sequence MTFAQPRTVRERREYFPRGLVQPEGGYRFSLDSLLLACFARATRGQIGADLGCGCGVVGLGMLLRQPDLRITGVELNPRSVEAAAENAANLNLTDKLTIEGADVALWRPGRVVDFVVANPPYRKLGQGRASRGEDRLTARFEESGTFARFARCAAVALKTRGRFSVVHLPERLPELLAELEGAGLTPKRMRLVHGRADQEARMVLLESVKAAGAGLKVEPPLVLHEGEGRDTRLTGQALAFCPYLACNPKEGE, from the coding sequence ATGACCTTCGCGCAACCCCGAACCGTGCGGGAGCGGCGGGAGTATTTCCCGCGCGGCCTGGTCCAGCCCGAGGGGGGCTACCGCTTTTCCCTGGACTCCCTGCTGCTGGCCTGCTTCGCCCGCGCCACGCGCGGACAGATCGGGGCCGACCTGGGGTGCGGCTGCGGGGTCGTGGGACTGGGAATGCTCCTTCGTCAGCCTGACCTGAGGATCACCGGCGTGGAGCTGAACCCCCGTTCCGTCGAGGCGGCGGCAGAAAACGCGGCCAATTTAAATCTTACCGATAAGTTGACGATTGAGGGGGCTGACGTGGCCCTCTGGCGGCCCGGCCGGGTGGTGGATTTCGTGGTCGCCAACCCGCCGTACCGGAAGCTCGGCCAGGGGCGGGCGAGCCGGGGCGAGGACCGCCTGACGGCCCGCTTCGAGGAGTCCGGGACCTTCGCACGGTTCGCCCGGTGCGCGGCGGTGGCCCTCAAGACGCGCGGGCGGTTCTCGGTGGTCCATCTGCCGGAGCGGCTGCCCGAGCTGCTGGCCGAACTGGAGGGGGCCGGGCTGACCCCCAAGCGGATGCGGCTGGTCCATGGCCGCGCGGACCAGGAGGCGCGGATGGTGCTCCTGGAATCGGTCAAGGCTGCGGGCGCTGGGCTGAAGGTCGAGCCGCCCCTGGTATTGCACGAAGGCGAGGGCCGGGACACCCGGCTCACCGGGCAGGCGTTGGCGTTCTGCCCGTATCTGGCCTGTAACCCCAAAGAGGGAGAATGA
- a CDS encoding C-GCAxxG-C-C family (seleno)protein, whose amino-acid sequence MASEFVRDRVLALFGDNKFLCAETVVRVVAEAGGRECADVVRAATGFCSGVSRTRGQCGVVTGAIMGIGLYAGRAEEGEDHEVPYAMVQEFLDRFYDRYGAINCYDLIECDFTVPEDKARYREENLRLECYRMAVFAAETALSILREHGYLAEEADHVKSRLAPCGLVCGKCAAFADGPIRRAAETLRRELGENFAEYAARFEPMNPVFVHYPAFAELLGFLAQGSCTGCREQGCLFQACTIADCARSHGADYCFECLEYPCAAHGLPGPLAEIWRRNNDRMRECGAAAWYRKVKDKPRYP is encoded by the coding sequence ATGGCGAGCGAATTTGTCAGGGACCGGGTCCTGGCGCTGTTCGGGGACAACAAGTTCCTGTGCGCCGAGACCGTGGTCCGGGTGGTGGCCGAGGCGGGCGGCAGGGAATGCGCGGACGTGGTCCGGGCCGCCACCGGGTTTTGCAGCGGCGTGTCGCGCACGCGCGGCCAGTGCGGGGTCGTGACCGGCGCGATCATGGGCATCGGCCTGTACGCCGGGCGCGCGGAGGAGGGCGAGGACCACGAGGTCCCCTACGCCATGGTGCAGGAGTTCCTGGACCGGTTCTACGACCGGTACGGGGCCATCAACTGCTATGACCTCATCGAGTGCGACTTCACCGTGCCGGAGGACAAGGCCCGCTACCGCGAGGAAAACCTGCGGCTGGAGTGCTACCGCATGGCGGTCTTCGCCGCCGAGACCGCCCTTTCCATTCTCCGAGAACACGGCTACCTTGCGGAGGAGGCGGATCACGTCAAGTCGCGCCTGGCGCCCTGCGGCCTGGTCTGCGGCAAATGCGCGGCCTTTGCGGACGGTCCCATCCGGCGTGCGGCCGAGACGCTGCGCCGGGAGCTGGGCGAGAATTTCGCCGAGTACGCCGCCCGGTTCGAGCCCATGAACCCGGTCTTCGTCCACTACCCGGCCTTTGCCGAGCTGCTCGGCTTCCTGGCCCAAGGGTCGTGCACCGGCTGCCGCGAACAGGGCTGCCTGTTTCAGGCCTGCACCATTGCGGACTGCGCGCGCAGCCACGGCGCGGACTACTGTTTCGAGTGTCTGGAGTATCCCTGCGCCGCCCACGGGCTGCCCGGCCCGCTGGCCGAAATCTGGCGGCGCAACAACGACCGGATGCGCGAATGCGGCGCAGCGGCCTGGTATCGGAAAGTGAAGGATAAGCCGAGATACCCTTAG
- a CDS encoding AAA family ATPase, giving the protein MINKIIIDNFMAHEHTELELGPGVTILTGSNNTGKSAVVEALRCLATNPDRNPNPSLYIRHGAKEARVEVVLDDGTRVAWVRAKRWAKYELWAPGAEEPEEYHKLQRQVPEDVARVLRLDQVALETRKDGVDVHIGNQRDPVFLLNQPDSVMAEFFAASTESAHLLAMQNLLKLKERDAKREERGLEEQAARAEAKLDRLDPLPAIGLRMDVAGDLEREADRLEREIPALEAALAEFRHLTGSVRRARAAGAVLEKTAPVPEIEDVAGLKARMDALQGLSRRIGRAVDTAGALSGLSEPPAVEDTGSLQGAVRGLAETGRVLRGAEVRSRALAGLAEPPQCENTARLAALLDEWYALRARDARFARLDQLLRSVAEPPSPEPLDRLRGAVADMDGLAALLTARQGELSGLEEDLRSVVDAMDERIRALGCCPLCGGDLTTAEFLDHGCRHDA; this is encoded by the coding sequence ATGATTAATAAAATCATCATCGATAACTTCATGGCTCACGAGCACACCGAGCTTGAGCTCGGTCCCGGCGTGACCATTCTCACCGGCTCCAACAACACCGGCAAATCCGCCGTGGTGGAGGCGTTGCGCTGCCTGGCCACCAACCCGGACCGCAACCCGAACCCGTCCCTGTACATCCGCCACGGGGCCAAGGAGGCGCGGGTGGAGGTGGTCCTGGACGACGGCACCCGGGTGGCCTGGGTGCGCGCCAAGCGGTGGGCCAAGTACGAGCTTTGGGCGCCGGGGGCCGAGGAGCCGGAGGAGTACCACAAGCTCCAGCGGCAGGTCCCGGAGGACGTGGCCCGCGTGCTGCGCCTCGACCAGGTGGCCCTGGAGACGCGTAAGGACGGCGTGGACGTGCACATCGGCAACCAGCGCGACCCGGTGTTCCTGCTCAACCAGCCGGACTCGGTCATGGCCGAGTTCTTTGCCGCGTCCACCGAGTCCGCCCATTTGCTGGCCATGCAGAACCTCCTGAAGCTCAAGGAGCGCGACGCCAAGCGCGAGGAGCGCGGGCTGGAGGAGCAGGCGGCCAGGGCCGAAGCGAAGCTGGACCGCCTTGACCCCCTGCCCGCCATCGGGCTGCGCATGGACGTCGCCGGGGATCTGGAACGCGAGGCCGACCGGCTGGAGCGCGAGATCCCGGCCCTGGAGGCGGCGTTGGCCGAGTTCCGCCATCTGACCGGTTCGGTCCGCCGGGCGCGGGCCGCTGGCGCGGTGCTCGAAAAAACCGCCCCGGTCCCGGAGATCGAGGACGTGGCCGGACTCAAGGCGCGCATGGACGCGCTGCAAGGACTTTCCCGGCGCATCGGACGTGCCGTGGACACCGCCGGGGCGCTCTCCGGGCTGAGTGAGCCGCCCGCCGTCGAGGACACCGGCTCCCTTCAGGGCGCGGTCCGGGGACTGGCGGAAACCGGGCGGGTCCTGCGCGGGGCCGAGGTCCGGAGCCGGGCGCTGGCCGGTTTGGCCGAGCCGCCCCAGTGCGAGAACACGGCACGGCTGGCCGCGCTGCTGGACGAGTGGTACGCCCTGCGCGCCCGGGACGCCCGGTTCGCCCGCTTGGACCAACTCCTGCGGTCCGTTGCGGAACCGCCCTCGCCGGAGCCCCTGGACCGGCTCCGCGGTGCCGTGGCCGACATGGACGGCCTGGCCGCGCTCCTCACGGCCCGTCAGGGCGAGCTTTCGGGTTTGGAGGAGGATTTGCGGTCCGTTGTGGACGCCATGGACGAGCGCATCCGGGCGCTCGGCTGCTGCCCCCTGTGCGGGGGCGACCTGACCACCGCCGAATTTCTGGATCACGGGTGCCGCCATGACGCTTGA
- a CDS encoding metallophosphoesterase family protein → MTLERVRANGLLMVADPHLADHPPGQRLQGYLEQIMNKLAACLDRADELSLAPVILGDLFHWPRDNSNKMLVDLIRLFGARTGGQRVRVLVGNHDKYQSRFTDDVSLAVLETAGAVVLMKEDGPQFVLETPDGDVLVCASPDGSPLPKGYERAEGDPETVIWLTHHNIRFPEFIDRAYSIKELPGIDWVVNGHIHRPQPTVIKGQTTWANPGNITRLTFTRRSMVREPAAAVWKPGCTELDKWVVPHLPFDQVFPDQELPPEEQELEGESNFIRGLERLAWQRTQEGTGLKQFLTDNLSSETPEGKLIWNLYEEVVSGE, encoded by the coding sequence ATGACGCTTGAGCGGGTGCGCGCCAACGGGCTGCTCATGGTCGCGGACCCGCACCTGGCGGACCATCCCCCGGGACAGCGGCTCCAGGGATATCTTGAGCAGATCATGAACAAGCTGGCCGCCTGCCTGGACCGCGCGGACGAGCTGTCCCTGGCCCCGGTGATCCTGGGCGACCTCTTCCACTGGCCGCGCGACAACTCCAACAAGATGCTTGTGGACCTGATCCGGCTGTTCGGGGCCCGAACCGGCGGGCAACGGGTCCGGGTGCTGGTGGGCAACCACGACAAGTACCAGTCCCGGTTCACGGACGACGTGTCCCTTGCGGTCCTGGAGACCGCGGGCGCGGTCGTGCTGATGAAGGAGGACGGCCCGCAGTTCGTGCTGGAGACCCCGGACGGCGACGTTCTGGTCTGCGCCAGCCCGGACGGCTCGCCCCTGCCCAAGGGGTACGAGCGGGCGGAGGGCGACCCGGAGACCGTGATCTGGCTGACCCACCACAACATCCGGTTCCCGGAGTTCATCGACCGCGCCTATTCAATCAAGGAGCTGCCCGGCATCGACTGGGTGGTCAACGGCCACATCCACCGGCCCCAGCCCACGGTGATCAAGGGACAGACCACCTGGGCCAACCCCGGCAACATCACCCGGCTGACCTTCACCCGGCGGTCCATGGTCCGGGAGCCCGCGGCCGCCGTCTGGAAGCCGGGCTGCACGGAGCTGGACAAGTGGGTGGTCCCGCACCTGCCCTTTGACCAGGTCTTTCCTGACCAGGAGCTGCCCCCGGAGGAGCAGGAGCTGGAAGGCGAGTCCAATTTCATCAGGGGGCTGGAGCGGCTGGCCTGGCAGCGGACCCAGGAAGGCACCGGGCTGAAACAATTTCTGACGGACAACCTGAGCAGCGAAACCCCGGAGGGTAAGCTCATCTGGAACTTATACGAGGAGGTCGTGAGCGGTGAATAA
- a CDS encoding ATPase involved in DNA repair-like protein, with amino-acid sequence MSLSEELKELRRARRQAENRLHRLSALGEQLHAEHGRVRRSLDEVRGFLDLAPRARDTLEELSTTLFGRILDEVEANLTHAIREILGQDRVVVTEREVKSNRLQIHFMIRNQGREDEIEDIMTGQGGSVCNILSVGLRLIALSQLPRESHRPFLVLDEQDCWLKPGLIPKFMKLIQEIAARLELQLLVISHHPLDLFAGSADRIFELVPDREAGARIERVK; translated from the coding sequence GTGTCCCTGTCCGAAGAACTGAAGGAGCTGCGCCGCGCGCGCAGGCAGGCCGAAAACCGGCTGCACCGGCTGTCCGCCCTGGGCGAGCAGCTGCACGCCGAGCACGGCCGGGTGCGGCGGTCGCTCGACGAGGTGCGCGGGTTCCTGGACCTGGCTCCGCGCGCCAGGGATACCCTGGAGGAGCTGTCCACCACCCTGTTCGGGCGCATCCTGGACGAGGTGGAGGCCAACCTGACCCACGCCATCCGCGAGATACTGGGACAGGACCGGGTGGTGGTCACCGAGCGCGAGGTCAAGTCCAACCGGCTCCAGATCCATTTCATGATCCGCAACCAGGGGCGCGAGGACGAGATCGAGGACATCATGACCGGCCAGGGCGGCTCGGTCTGCAACATCCTGTCCGTGGGGCTGCGGCTCATCGCCCTGTCCCAGCTGCCCCGCGAGTCCCATCGGCCCTTCCTGGTCCTGGACGAGCAGGACTGCTGGCTCAAGCCCGGCCTGATCCCCAAATTCATGAAGCTGATCCAGGAGATCGCGGCCCGGCTGGAGCTGCAGCTGCTGGTCATCAGCCACCATCCCCTGGACCTCTTCGCCGGGTCCGCGGACCGCATCTTCGAGCTGGTGCCGGACCGCGAGGCCGGGGCCAGGATCGAGCGCGTCAAGTAG
- a CDS encoding nitroreductase family protein yields MITIDARKCARDGLCVQACPVNLIRMDGGAVPEEIGGAADRCIRCGHCVAVCPTNALDNALTPAEDYRPVPEDRPDAEAMENLLVSRRSARAFRNKPIAREQLERLLEAARRAPTASNAQQLSWTMIRDPQRLDRVRELSIEWMSGNPARSHYVETARQGRDVILRNATALAVVHGPADYLWTAIDGTIALTYMELLAATMGLGTCWAGLVTAASAAIPDLLPALGVPAGNKVGGAIMLGHPRLKHLLVPPRNAARVTWL; encoded by the coding sequence ATGATCACCATCGATGCCCGAAAATGCGCCCGGGACGGACTCTGCGTCCAGGCCTGCCCCGTCAACCTGATCAGGATGGACGGCGGGGCCGTTCCCGAGGAAATCGGCGGGGCCGCCGACCGCTGCATCCGCTGCGGACACTGCGTGGCCGTCTGCCCCACCAACGCCCTGGACAACGCGTTGACGCCTGCCGAGGATTATCGCCCCGTTCCCGAGGACCGGCCCGATGCCGAGGCCATGGAGAACCTGCTCGTTTCCCGCCGCTCGGCCCGCGCCTTCCGCAACAAGCCCATCGCGCGGGAACAGCTGGAACGGCTGCTGGAAGCGGCCCGGCGGGCGCCCACGGCGTCCAACGCCCAGCAACTGTCCTGGACCATGATCCGGGACCCGCAACGGCTTGACCGCGTCCGGGAACTGTCGATCGAGTGGATGAGCGGCAACCCGGCGCGCTCACACTACGTGGAGACGGCCCGGCAGGGACGGGACGTGATCCTGCGCAACGCCACGGCCCTGGCGGTTGTCCACGGGCCAGCCGACTACCTCTGGACCGCCATCGACGGGACCATCGCCCTGACCTACATGGAGCTGCTGGCCGCGACCATGGGGCTGGGCACCTGCTGGGCCGGGCTGGTGACCGCCGCGAGCGCGGCGATTCCCGACCTGCTCCCGGCCCTGGGCGTGCCCGCGGGCAACAAGGTGGGCGGCGCGATCATGCTGGGACACCCCCGGCTGAAGCACCTTCTCGTTCCGCCCCGGAACGCGGCGCGGGTTACCTGGCTGTAA
- a CDS encoding AEC family transporter — protein MEHFADTLNQVLPILLLIILGNRLRRYAFISEHTVEGLKWLALNVALPSVLFASFLNLELKVSYLAVMAVIFGLCVFMYGLGRLTARVLRITHPYFPLLVTGFEFGMLGVSLFGTSYGMEAIGYIAVIGLGHEFFIWFPFLSVLLIMRDNVRDPLRLAAAFVKAPPILAILLGVTLNLLGARETLYTGPVLGGIMATLDILGRMTIPLILVIVGYGFRLEAHGLKDVVGTVAFRMACLIPLALLLNRLFLGDLLGLGHPFQAGLFTMLILPPPFIIPLFMKPEDHEERRYVNNVLTVNTVASLAVFAVYLAFNPTLN, from the coding sequence ATGGAACATTTCGCCGACACCCTGAACCAGGTCCTGCCCATCCTGCTGCTGATCATTCTCGGCAACCGGCTGCGGCGCTACGCCTTCATCTCGGAGCACACGGTGGAGGGGCTGAAGTGGCTGGCCCTGAACGTGGCCCTGCCCTCGGTGCTCTTCGCCTCCTTCCTCAACCTGGAGCTGAAGGTCTCCTACCTGGCGGTCATGGCCGTCATCTTCGGGTTGTGCGTGTTCATGTACGGGCTGGGCAGGCTCACGGCGCGCGTCCTGCGCATCACCCACCCCTATTTCCCGCTGCTGGTCACCGGGTTCGAGTTCGGCATGCTCGGCGTGTCCCTGTTCGGGACCTCCTACGGCATGGAGGCCATCGGGTACATCGCGGTCATCGGGCTGGGGCACGAGTTCTTCATCTGGTTCCCGTTCCTGTCCGTGCTGCTGATCATGCGCGACAACGTCCGGGACCCGCTCAGGCTCGCCGCCGCCTTCGTCAAGGCCCCGCCCATTCTCGCCATCCTGCTCGGCGTGACCCTGAACCTGCTCGGCGCGCGGGAGACCCTGTACACCGGCCCGGTCCTGGGCGGAATCATGGCCACCCTGGACATCCTCGGACGGATGACCATCCCCCTCATCCTGGTCATCGTGGGCTACGGGTTCCGGCTGGAGGCCCACGGCCTCAAGGACGTCGTCGGCACCGTGGCCTTCCGCATGGCCTGCCTCATCCCCCTGGCGCTCCTGCTGAACCGCCTGTTCCTGGGCGACCTGCTCGGCCTGGGCCACCCCTTCCAGGCCGGGCTGTTCACCATGCTCATCCTGCCCCCGCCGTTCATCATCCCCCTGTTCATGAAACCCGAGGACCACGAGGAGCGGCGCTACGTGAACAACGTGCTGACCGTGAACACGGTGGCGTCCCTGGCGGTCTTCGCCGTGTACCTGGCCTTCAATCCCACGCTGAACTAG
- a CDS encoding efflux RND transporter periplasmic adaptor subunit, with translation MRKLFLNISSLVTVALLLAGCGSEPPATGGRASNVEPRATAQAERTVLPRLYDAVGTVQAKTDIRVEAQVTGRVLEVLVRPGDKVAKGDRMVVLDSRASQTRLERSRQAQASASSMTAQARDALASAQAAFNKAESTWQRMSQLFEQKVVTAEEVEKAESAYLQAKAGLNQAEQGVAAAEARAREAGKVVQEAEIDVGYTTITAQEPGEVAKRLAEPGDLAFPGKELLTLHTGGSMHLEAMVRESLIGRLRLGDGLTVYISALGEKEPLSGVVEEIEPLADPVTRTFLVKVRLPERPGIYPGMFGRLMVPLGDKEAVLVPREAVRRVGQLETVTVRSEQGWQPVYVRTGETVGDKVEILSGLSGGETVALASDGGN, from the coding sequence ATGAGAAAACTCTTCCTGAACATATCGTCACTCGTCACGGTTGCGCTCCTGCTCGCGGGGTGCGGCTCCGAACCCCCGGCCACGGGCGGCAGGGCGTCGAACGTCGAACCGCGGGCCACGGCCCAGGCCGAGCGGACCGTGCTGCCGCGCCTGTACGACGCCGTGGGCACGGTCCAGGCCAAGACCGACATCCGGGTGGAGGCCCAGGTTACGGGCCGGGTGCTGGAAGTCCTGGTCCGGCCCGGCGACAAGGTGGCCAAGGGCGACCGTATGGTGGTCCTGGACAGCCGCGCCTCCCAGACCCGGCTGGAGCGGTCCCGCCAGGCCCAGGCCTCGGCATCGAGCATGACCGCCCAGGCGCGCGACGCCCTGGCCTCGGCCCAGGCCGCCTTCAACAAGGCGGAATCCACCTGGCAGCGCATGAGCCAGTTGTTCGAGCAGAAGGTGGTCACCGCCGAGGAGGTGGAGAAGGCAGAGTCCGCCTATCTCCAGGCCAAGGCCGGGCTGAACCAGGCCGAGCAGGGCGTGGCCGCCGCCGAGGCCCGCGCCCGCGAGGCGGGCAAGGTGGTCCAGGAGGCCGAGATCGACGTGGGCTACACCACCATCACGGCCCAGGAGCCGGGCGAGGTGGCCAAGCGGCTGGCCGAGCCGGGCGACCTGGCGTTCCCCGGCAAGGAGCTGCTCACCCTGCACACCGGCGGGTCCATGCACCTGGAGGCCATGGTCCGCGAATCCCTGATCGGCAGGCTGCGGCTCGGCGACGGGCTGACCGTGTACATCTCTGCGCTGGGCGAAAAGGAACCGCTCTCCGGCGTGGTCGAGGAGATCGAGCCCCTGGCCGACCCCGTGACCCGCACCTTCCTGGTCAAGGTCCGGCTGCCGGAGCGGCCCGGCATCTACCCCGGCATGTTCGGGCGGCTGATGGTCCCCCTGGGCGACAAGGAGGCCGTGCTGGTGCCGCGCGAGGCGGTCCGGCGCGTGGGCCAGCTTGAAACCGTGACCGTCAGGTCCGAGCAGGGCTGGCAGCCGGTCTACGTGCGCACGGGCGAGACCGTGGGCGACAAGGTCGAGATCCTGTCCGGCCTGTCCGGCGGCGAGACCGTGGCCCTGGCCAGTGACGGAGGGAACTGA